Proteins from a single region of Aureibacter tunicatorum:
- a CDS encoding L,D-transpeptidase family protein translates to MLLTLSLTIQAYSQEAENQRIKQYLNNPNNKNLLKVDGIQLFSTEVLPRFYEKINYQPVWRDTTLVMEAGQILAQSWREGLDPQDYHLEALKELVDSQDPEKKAAFDIILTDAMLMYSSHLYYGKVNPKTLNPAWNYDKKSLSGDPVSLMEKAMESQDLKGVLKNLEPKIGQYALLKKALLKYSLMDDMGGWKSLPSSLVVKPETKGEKVKLLVERLESEGYLEMGYESDSVDDTLLNSIKYFQKDHGLDADGVVGKATVRAMNIPVSFRLDQIKANMERSRWVNTEKGFDDFLVVNIPSFSLYYLRDDTVNWTTRVVVGKKYTMTPVFQAEMKYVEFNPTWTLPRSIATKEVLPKLKRDPNYLKNRNMVLLTHSGKEVDQNSINWQDYNARNFPFIIRQEPGTHNALGRVKFIFPNPYSVYLHDTPSKTLFLRSTRAFSHGCVRVQDPIMLALLILMEDQQMTQEQINKILDTDMTKRVYLKSELPVMMMYWTVLASGNQVFFFNDIYGRDTKLVKALSASPFRK, encoded by the coding sequence ATGTTGCTGACATTAAGCTTGACTATCCAAGCTTATTCTCAAGAAGCAGAAAATCAGCGAATTAAGCAATACTTAAATAACCCAAATAATAAAAATCTGTTAAAAGTTGATGGAATTCAACTTTTCTCAACGGAAGTATTGCCGAGATTTTATGAGAAAATCAATTATCAGCCTGTTTGGAGAGATACGACCTTGGTGATGGAAGCGGGACAGATATTGGCTCAATCATGGAGAGAAGGACTGGATCCTCAAGATTATCATTTGGAAGCCCTTAAAGAACTAGTGGATAGCCAAGATCCCGAAAAGAAGGCTGCCTTCGACATCATTTTGACCGATGCGATGCTTATGTATTCTTCGCATTTATATTATGGAAAGGTAAATCCAAAGACTTTGAACCCAGCGTGGAACTATGATAAGAAATCTTTGAGCGGAGATCCGGTGAGCTTGATGGAAAAAGCTATGGAGTCTCAAGATTTGAAAGGAGTGTTGAAAAATTTGGAGCCTAAGATTGGTCAATACGCTTTGTTGAAAAAAGCTCTGTTGAAGTATTCGTTGATGGATGATATGGGAGGCTGGAAGTCGTTGCCTTCGTCATTGGTGGTGAAGCCTGAAACGAAAGGCGAAAAAGTAAAACTGTTGGTGGAGAGGTTGGAAAGCGAAGGATATCTGGAAATGGGATACGAAAGTGATTCTGTTGATGATACCTTGCTAAACTCCATAAAATATTTTCAAAAAGATCATGGATTGGATGCTGACGGAGTCGTAGGAAAGGCTACAGTCAGAGCAATGAATATTCCTGTTAGCTTTAGGCTGGATCAGATTAAGGCTAATATGGAACGTAGCAGGTGGGTGAATACAGAGAAAGGTTTTGATGATTTTCTTGTGGTTAATATTCCTTCATTTAGCTTATATTATTTAAGAGATGATACTGTGAACTGGACTACAAGGGTCGTAGTAGGTAAAAAATATACCATGACTCCCGTATTTCAGGCGGAAATGAAGTATGTTGAGTTTAACCCAACCTGGACTTTGCCGCGAAGCATAGCGACGAAGGAGGTTTTGCCAAAATTAAAAAGAGATCCGAATTATTTGAAAAATAGAAACATGGTGTTGCTTACCCACTCAGGCAAGGAAGTGGATCAAAATTCAATCAATTGGCAAGATTACAATGCTAGGAATTTCCCATTTATCATAAGGCAGGAGCCTGGTACTCATAATGCTCTTGGACGAGTTAAGTTCATTTTTCCAAATCCTTATTCGGTTTACTTACATGATACGCCAAGCAAGACATTGTTTTTAAGAAGCACGAGAGCTTTTAGTCATGGTTGTGTCAGGGTGCAGGATCCAATTATGCTGGCTTTGTTGATACTGATGGAAGACCAGCAAATGACTCAAGAGCAAATAAACAAGATATTAGATACTGATATGACCAAAAGAGTGTACTTGAAATCAG